aaataaatgtagaaacccattaaaaacacaaatacaatAATTGCATTATTAAAACAGCTGCATCTACACTATGGTGTAGTACTTAAAtgtaattcaatttaaaaaaatcttagtgtACAACTAAGATGAGACCCATTTCCCAGTCCAAACCTCAGCGTCAGCGCTGCATCGATCTCTACATTAAAACACGCTCTACGGATGGTGACCGACCAAATCCAGGGAAAAACTGTTGCCACAGGTGAAGAGGTCCTCTCCCTAAACAGACAACGCAGGACAGATGGCGTAGAGCCCCTCCGGTATCGCCGCAGGGACAGGCGACGGCAGATCCCGCAGCACATCAGCGGTGGAAGCTGCATGAGCACTACGTCCTGAATTGGTTTGCTGAACATGGTTCAGATTATTGGATATGTCTATAAGCACAATGCTCTTCAGAAGCATTTACTGTATACCCAAACCCTACTCGCTGCAACACATGGTGTCACACAAGTAGTGAAAATGTCTTCGTATTCAAAGGTGCTTGGACATAATTTTCAGGCAGCATTTTACCTTTATTTTAGTGAGTTCCCACTACAAAGATTTTAGAAGGAAGAAGATGccaatagtttcttttttctttttaatatgtgaaaTTGAGACAGACACCTAAATAAATATCTACTTTTACTTACCTAAGTCTATTCTATGTCTGAAATCTCTAATTTTTAAATAAGGGATAAAATGTTGCCCAAAATACTAGTTAATAGTTATACATTTGTGTTTCTACTAAATCTACAAATCAAAATAGTTCTCAGTTAAAAAGATACAATTTGTATCAACAGTAAAAGGTACTTTCTGGTTCTTCAGGGCCTTACTTTAAATTCCAGCAAGTGTACCAAAATTATCAGCAGTAATAGTGTaaactagtgattttttttttttttttaacactgaacaTCATTACAATGGATGGAAACCTAAAACTGTCGGCAACTGACTATGTCACGTAAGTACATCTGACATCAATTGCAAAATCTATttctattatatatatataaaaaagcttACGAGGTGCTAGTAAAACCCATgacttaaaaccagaaatatccCTTACTAATACTAAAACAGACTTGATTTGTCTGTTTCTAAAACTACACTATTTGTGGCAAGAATCAGGCCTACACGATGCAACAGGCCGAAAACTAACTTCAGGAACACATACAGTATCTTCTCTCCCTGcaaccctcccctccccaaccaaaacagaaaggaaaaaaaaaagtttaagttaTTATTTTGAGCTACAATATCATTACCATAGTGCAGTTAATAAATGTTGCATATCCTCAACACACAAAACCTTTTCAGGCCAGCCTTGATAAATAGCAAGAAAAATCAAACAGTATCTTAAATACAAAACTTGCATTGAGAtaattaaattcatttaaaaatgggtaaatattttatgaaaagcatattttatcCAGTACACTTGTGcagtaatacaaagaaaaaaaccacacgaAACAACTAAACGGGGCCCTACCATTTCAGGCCCCCTTCTACTGACCAGAAATACACAGACCTGGGTAAGAACACATGGGAACTGAAAGAGGGTGGCCTGGTTTGGGGAGGTTCTGAGCGTTTGCAGCTTCTGTTAGGTTCAAAGTGGGCTGCAAATtctcagcacctttgaaaatcaggcaATAAGGCTTTTACCTTATccaaaaatcagttaaaaaaaaaaaaaagaatttttttcccctcctctgatTGCATGTGATCTTACTAATTGACTGCATCAACAAAACATGTGActacttaaacaaaacaaagcaagcaatgAAAAGTGCCATACTATAAATTACCAATATACTGTTACCCATTTCACTGTTAACTGGTAActtaattatttgtttaaaaaaatgaagtcagtGCTGTCGTAAATCTTTGTTTCCTATAAACAGATGATTATAGCACAAAAAAGCTCAcaaaaacaaacatacatacatacatacttatGGTGTTGTAAAAAGTTCAAAAACTTGGCTTGAAAATTGCCTGCCAGAAGTAGCAAAATCCTCTTTCTGCAGGTTGTTTTAATACCACTCAGCCCAAGGACAAACAtccagcaagttaaaaaaagaaaacaaaaatcccaacaacATGTAACAAGGATAGAAAGTGCTGCATATAAACCCCTGATGCACCAAAGATTATAACCAGAGACCAcagattttttatatatatatatatatatatattaatttaaactgGAACATTCTCCAGCTGTGAaaatagccatttaaaaattttcaaactAGAACACAAAACATATCCGGTACTTCCAATGCATGGGGCTATACATACAGACTCCATGATACAGTATTTCACATAAACGGATTACTATATAACCTCCTTGCTGAGAAGGAGATCCCAAATGCTATTGTAGCAAACCTCCCTCAGCATTAGAGCTGAGCTGAAAACTACTAGACACCACAAAGATGCATCATCTCTCAATAACCTAGCTGAGATTTTTCCACTAAGATGGCTGCAGCGAGCTGCTGAGCGTCCGTCACGTGAGGGTTCTTCTTCATAACGATCCTCACAAGATCAGGGGGGAAGATGTTGCAGAGGTTAATGTAAACCTTCTCCCGGGTGTCTTGGTGCCTTGGAGGGTCTTGAGGGATTCCACAGTAAGGTACACGCCAGGTCTGGTCCTGCTGTTCAGGTAAGCTTTGGAAGGCGAACTGCTCATAACATGGCTGTGTGGGGTTAGTTGGCAAGGAGTAGGTCTGGCGGTAGCCATATGCATCCATCCCGTAACTCTGCCTATCCCAACTTCCAAGCCCATCTTGGCCAGAATAAGGCTTTCTGTGTCTTAATGGAGAATTATCATATAAACGCGAGTCCGAAATGCTGTCTATTCTCGTGGACACGAGGGCTCTCCCCAGATGCATGGTCTTTGAATGTGACGAACTCTGAGACGTAGAGTAGTCATTCGGACAACTGGAACGAGCACCAACTGTTGGATGCTGTAGATGCACAGCCATGTATGGAATCGGAGGTTTGTGGTGATGCTTTGGTTCTTCGTGACTATAGCTTTGCACTCGTGTGAGAGGCTCGTGGTAGCTCTGTAGGAAGGGCTGAGTGTTAAGGCGGCCATGGGGGTGCATATGTTGGCACTTCAAGTTCTCCTCTAGCTGTGGGTCAGGTGAACTCATGTAAGAGCGATCGCTGTAACCCACATAGGAATCACTACTGCCACAGCTAACGCTCCCTTCGCTGCTGCAGTCGGAAGCTACAGAGCTAATCCTATAATCTGCGTCCACAGAGAAGCGCCTTTCAGGACTACGCGGACCAGATATACCTAGATTTGAATATGCACTCAGCATAGAGTAATACCCTACATCCACAGGAGACTCACATTTTGGATACTGGTCATAAGGCATTGGTGTTCCGTGATTTTTGGTTGCCATCATCACTGTAGGATACTGTCCCTGTGGTCTTTGATCCTGAGGTGGGAAGTGAACTCCGGATGGAAGGCCGTTAGTTAAAGGTGCAGTACTTTGGGGTTTTGCAGCAGAGGAACTTGGCATACTAACTAAAGAAGGTACAGACCTGGTTTCCAATTTGTTTTTGGTGGGAAGCTTTTCCTCCAAGTCTTGATAGACTTGAGTCCTTATACTAGGATCCGATTGCCTCTTTGGAGCAGCACGCTTCAGCTCAGAAGTGCCATCATTTTTAGTGCTACAGGGAACACTATTGCTTTTTACCAGTCCTCCTTCACTTGTAGTTTTGGCAGCTGTGCTTCTAGACATGGCACGAAGTTCATCAGCTACAGATCGCTGAGGCTGATTTCCTCTTTCTGGATGATAGTATTTGCATTTGTGTCCATAGGTACATTTCTTCCCTATTAATACAAAcataatcagattaaaaaaaaacttcaacCAAAATCTGTTAATCATCAAACAATGGAAATGCCCCTCATCCTCATTTAAAGTTTTACTGATGATTTGAAAGATCTTGCAAATGGTTTTGTGCGACACACGGTGAGATCTAAGATCTCCTCTCTTGTATCGTagggaaaaagcagcagtggtAGTGTGCCGCAGCTAGTGCTCTAGGAATGCAGACCAACACTACCAGCCGCACTTTCAGCTGAACATGACACTGTCGGTGTGTCTGTACACACCTGCTGTATTGGGCCAAGGAGATATACAGGCAGAAAACTTAACAGGGAAGTCCCACAGAGTTGTAAGATGAGCAGGTTTCAGCTCAGTCAAGATGGTAGTGTGCCTGTAGGAATGCTCAGTAGCTCAACTTCAGACAGCTCAATcaattttctggaagaaaacttAGATGTCTTATGACCAAATCACATTAGAAAAGGGCATTCTGGAGCCTGCAGAATTCAGGTGCTGTTTTGGATCTATTCCTACGAATGATTAATAAAGTTGCTCCTTTAGTTCAAGTAGTAGATAGAAATGTACTCTAACtagcacatgaaaaaaatcacttcagtttCCACCATCAGCTCAGCATTTCAACCATTCTCAGGCTAAGACAACAATGTAAAAACCTCtgttaaaaagcttttatttttggcagtgTTAAAATAAAGCAGGAGCTTGGATCCCTAGTCCCAGCAGTGCAGAAAACTGACGAGTTAAATCAAATTACCATATGGACACGGTTGCTTCTTATGTTCTGGCACAATAGGCTTCTTCCTAAGAAAATTGTCCAGGCTTGGACCATGGCGGCCAAGAGGATCATCAGGAGGCATAAatctataaagcaaaaaaaaaaaagtattatggAACCAAAAAAGCCTTTTCATATTCCTCATGCAATGACCAAGAACCTCATGACTGCGTCCTACACCATAACCTGCCATGCTGACACTTTTAAGACTGGGTAGTTTGAGAGCTGTTTTGAAAGGCAACCTTTCTGCTGCAGGTACTGCCTGAGAGATAAGTCATAGAAAGAGACTGCGTGGATACCCCTAGTCTGCTTCAGACACCTTCAGTCTAGCTCAGCTGACTGCTCTGTGGCAAAGCAGGGCACTCCTAAACCATTCCTAAACCAAAGTAAGGGCAGCAATACAGGCAGCGATTTCTTAAAACGCCACAACTAACTTTGCAAAACTGTGCTCACTCTCTTGGGAGTCTTGCATCAGTATTTAGGCACTCAAATACAAGTGTTTGCTTGGCAGAGTACTGAGTCCCTCCCACTACAAGAAGCCACTAGTAGTAACAGCAGTTGATCTGTATGCCGTGGTAAGAAGATACCATAGATGGATCTAAGCAGGCAGTtgaactagagacctcctgaggttcaTTCCAACATGGGTTTTTCTATGACTCTAGGATTTAGGAGTCTAACCACAGGCACTCAAAAATGCTGGCTCAGTATATCAAGAGAACTGGAATATTATACCATAGCATACACCAAATATAGCATATACGTTGGCATAcaccaaaaggggaaaaaaatagcataaaaagaTATAAAGATATTGTTATAAAAAAGCTCTAGCAAAAAACAGAGTTCAAGTACTTTTAATCAGAGGACCAAATCTATGATTGACTATTCCTCCTGTTTTCCTGCATGTACCTAGTGATTTGGGTGTAAGATAAGAAACTCATACAAGTCTTCAAACTGTCCTTTCCTCAATTATTTTAGAGGTACATATAAAGATAGAATGACTTACTTGTCATTAACAAATGAATACATCAGCAAGCGTTCATCTATGAACTTCTTCCATTCAGGCTTTTCATTAGCTAGATCCCTGTAGTTATCATTAGAAACAATGATACCATCTGACTCAAAGGCCAACTTCACTATAAATCGGTCATCGTAGCATACCACCCTTCTCCCTTGCACTCGGCGGGATGGTGTGAACACAAGAATCTTCTCCTTTTCTAATTTACGCAAGATTTCTTGGTCTACAAGGAATAAGAATcgaaagttaaaaaagaaaaagaaaagaaaaagatgtttgtttAATCTCCAAAGACATTAGATTTGAGGAAGAAAATCCAAGCATTTAGGACTAAACATGTCTTAAACAGTTATAGTACAGCAGAAGGTGTCTGATGTATGACATATGAAGTTACAGTCAGCAGTCAACTGGCaatactttcaaaaaaacccccaaacaaaccaaaacctcatACTCCACACAATTTCTCTAAGACCAACACAAGGGACCTTGTTCATGTTGCTGTGGTTAAAAGAAACACTACTTATCAAAATGCCTGTGAAGAACTCCTCTGgttgaggagggggagaaagaaaaatcttaaatcttACTCAATGTTTCGGGAATAGGAGGGCTACACTCAAGTACAGCCAAGGGTTTCCCATAACTGAGCTCCTTGGTAAAGACAGACCCTTTGTGGTACCcagcaagaaacagattttgaaataattccaGTAGCTCACACTAATGGGATTGCCTCAGGAGCTTCTGCCCATCAAGAGAAGGGGTTACTACCAGTACCCACAAGGACTAGAAAACCCACACTCAGGCTCTTCACAAACGTTAATAGCATCCCCCAAAAAGATGTCAAATGTCATCCTGTAACCAAGAGAAAatgtggagtttttttgtttgttttattttacctcCAGTAATAGTTCAGAACATATCTTTCCTTGAAGGGTTTacagttttatatataaagtcTTAGCAAATCCAAACAGATTTCTCTTTAATCCTGCTAAATAAGTGTTTAACATTTTATCTAACTCCTTCTTGTCCTACACAGTCCGTAAATCACCTAtccaaaagcattttctctttctctgtgtggG
The genomic region above belongs to Mycteria americana isolate JAX WOST 10 ecotype Jacksonville Zoo and Gardens chromosome 1, USCA_MyAme_1.0, whole genome shotgun sequence and contains:
- the ZC3H12C gene encoding putative ribonuclease ZC3H12C; the protein is MGLKDHLGHDLGHLYVGSTGTQINAIVPWSMAEKPTMDKVNSRKEDVDKEASEETSGSSSCDSEESTTSDNDSERLNNSASESHLLPKTHRQLCRSPCLEPHILKRNEILQDFRIEEAQVVPKEVKKPPDVVKEYQTKLEFALKLGYSEEQVQLVLNKLGTDALINDILGELVKLGNKTETDQTVTNANTSVMREASSIESQRSESPLQEDVTEDGDNLRPIVIDGSNVAMSHGNKEVFSCRGIKLAVDWFLERGHKDVTVFVPAWRKEQSRPDALITDQEILRKLEKEKILVFTPSRRVQGRRVVCYDDRFIVKLAFESDGIIVSNDNYRDLANEKPEWKKFIDERLLMYSFVNDKFMPPDDPLGRHGPSLDNFLRKKPIVPEHKKQPCPYGKKCTYGHKCKYYHPERGNQPQRSVADELRAMSRSTAAKTTSEGGLVKSNSVPCSTKNDGTSELKRAAPKRQSDPSIRTQVYQDLEEKLPTKNKLETRSVPSLVSMPSSSAAKPQSTAPLTNGLPSGVHFPPQDQRPQGQYPTVMMATKNHGTPMPYDQYPKCESPVDVGYYSMLSAYSNLGISGPRSPERRFSVDADYRISSVASDCSSEGSVSCGSSDSYVGYSDRSYMSSPDPQLEENLKCQHMHPHGRLNTQPFLQSYHEPLTRVQSYSHEEPKHHHKPPIPYMAVHLQHPTVGARSSCPNDYSTSQSSSHSKTMHLGRALVSTRIDSISDSRLYDNSPLRHRKPYSGQDGLGSWDRQSYGMDAYGYRQTYSLPTNPTQPCYEQFAFQSLPEQQDQTWRVPYCGIPQDPPRHQDTREKVYINLCNIFPPDLVRIVMKKNPHVTDAQQLAAAILVEKSQLGY